In one window of Planctomycetaceae bacterium DNA:
- a CDS encoding putative toxin-antitoxin system toxin component, PIN family codes for MKSTKAVIDTNVFVSGIFFSGPPCRILNAWNDELIQVALSEEIIVEYRRVVNLLSAKLKNVNFDSVFEPLLMKTELVGPCYLKEPVCQDPDDDKFIACAIASRCQYIISGDKHLLDVGKYNKINIVTPRYFVDNLL; via the coding sequence GTGAAATCGACCAAAGCCGTTATTGATACGAATGTTTTTGTATCCGGCATTTTTTTCAGCGGGCCGCCTTGTCGCATCCTTAACGCATGGAATGACGAGTTGATTCAAGTCGCCCTGTCAGAAGAAATTATCGTAGAATATCGGCGGGTTGTAAATCTCTTGTCAGCCAAACTTAAAAATGTCAATTTCGACTCTGTTTTTGAACCGCTTCTTATGAAAACCGAACTTGTCGGCCCCTGTTACCTCAAAGAACCTGTTTGCCAAGACCCTGACGATGATAAGTTCATCGCCTGCGCAATCGCATCAAGATGTCAATACATTATTAGCGGTGATAAACATTTGCTTGATGTAGGGAAATATAACAAGATAAATATCGTTACTCCGCGATATTTTGTAGATAACCTGCTTTAA
- the smc gene encoding chromosome segregation protein SMC — translation MRLEKIILDGFKSFADRTEFIFNQQITAIVGPNGCGKSNVVDALKWVLGEQSTKSLRSGQMIDVIFSGSASRKPMGRAEVSLHFSQAAGIGLEADELCITRRLYRSGESEYLVNNKVSRLKDIREMFMDTGVGVKAYSIIEQGAISQILTSSKLDRRSIFEEAAGISKYKAQKKEALRRLENTEQNLLRLADIVGEVQKQLRSVKLQAGKARNYLQYNQRLKELKVSFSLAQYHQLTTETSQKSAQTDELQNQLAEVATLVSHNDAKLSTLAAQIIEKEGEINRCDNNLVSITARIEQLQQKIEFLRKTIEETKVRKQAQEQSISQIQQRIAEFETQITKDAEELETISKNFEQKQFELETVQETIRSINLDCAQTETELQDEKTGIIDIVRKTAQLHNEIQSINIYRNNLSGQKDRISDRIGQTKEQLENMLGGKAQNQARLDDINKVIAELQQQLEIKRNQIAEIDQQAAITNEQLAKAREHRSAIQSEVKVISDMESRREGLGNSVKKILAQAQAKPFIKGIIADIIRANPDYAIAIEAALEGKADAVVTSDMQQVVNDSMLTQQAGGRVRFVCTENIEPFVETIDFPHLNGVMGRAVEFVNFDYEYAQLAWQLLGKIIIVENTQKAFELSSYCAKGYSFVTITGEVLNADASFCSGPIGKTIGLISRKSRLAQLIGEMETVSKVITDLETKLTAGLRENQHLETLCKDFRTSVYEASTEKTNIVSDLNVIDQNVKRLMGEQPILASEVQSLEKQINDTVQKEYSSKQQLEELETVNTQRTEHIAVLEAQLAEKKQSAEQYASELTELKVFLGQTQEQKKAIEQRIAGLKSQIEQNENSLESTLNSIQACTQQIDQGLEEIETSESTISELLTQKEVTHNQSVELHQQVEEMLENRTQTEDQLKQDRQKQAELDQQLNQLKMELGQLQVRSTDLIARVSEELGMDLVKEYETYNATGETNWDAVRDEINDLRTKIERLGNVNVDAIEQQDELEKRNEFLTTQIEDLNNSKNQLTQLITKLNKESIDKFAATFEQIRLNFQEVFRKLFGGGKADVLLETPEDILESGIEIIARPPGKEPRSISLLSGGEKTMTAIALLFAVFLSKPSPFCFLDEVDAALDEANNERFNMIVQEFRKYSQFVIITHAKRTMSIADLLYGITMQQKGISKRISVTFDSAQSEQEDAAAVA, via the coding sequence TTGAGACTTGAAAAGATTATTCTGGACGGCTTTAAGAGTTTTGCCGACAGAACAGAATTTATATTTAACCAGCAGATAACGGCCATCGTCGGCCCCAACGGCTGCGGAAAAAGCAATGTAGTTGACGCCTTAAAATGGGTACTCGGCGAGCAGAGCACAAAAAGCCTGCGTTCCGGCCAAATGATAGACGTCATTTTCAGCGGTTCCGCTTCGCGCAAACCTATGGGCAGAGCCGAAGTCAGCCTTCATTTCTCACAGGCCGCCGGAATTGGCCTTGAAGCTGATGAACTGTGCATAACCCGTCGTCTCTACCGTAGCGGCGAAAGCGAATACCTCGTAAACAACAAGGTTTCACGTCTCAAAGACATTCGCGAAATGTTCATGGACACAGGCGTCGGCGTAAAGGCGTATTCGATTATCGAACAAGGGGCAATCTCGCAAATCCTTACCAGCTCGAAACTCGACCGTCGTTCCATCTTCGAAGAAGCCGCCGGCATCAGCAAATACAAGGCACAGAAAAAAGAAGCCCTTCGCAGACTCGAAAACACCGAGCAAAATCTTCTGCGATTGGCCGACATCGTTGGCGAAGTGCAAAAACAATTGCGAAGCGTAAAACTTCAGGCCGGCAAAGCACGAAATTATCTCCAGTACAATCAACGGCTCAAAGAGTTGAAAGTTTCATTCTCGCTTGCTCAATATCATCAGTTAACAACTGAAACATCGCAGAAATCCGCACAGACTGACGAACTGCAAAATCAACTGGCCGAAGTCGCGACATTAGTTTCGCACAACGACGCAAAATTAAGCACGCTCGCTGCGCAGATTATCGAAAAGGAAGGCGAAATCAACCGCTGCGATAATAATCTTGTCAGCATTACCGCTCGCATCGAGCAGTTGCAGCAGAAGATTGAATTTTTGCGTAAGACAATAGAAGAAACAAAAGTCCGCAAGCAGGCACAGGAACAAAGTATCTCGCAAATTCAGCAGCGAATCGCAGAATTTGAAACGCAAATCACAAAGGATGCCGAGGAACTTGAAACGATAAGCAAAAACTTCGAGCAGAAGCAATTCGAGCTTGAAACAGTACAGGAAACAATTCGTTCGATAAATCTCGATTGTGCGCAGACGGAAACAGAGCTGCAGGACGAAAAAACCGGAATCATCGACATCGTCCGCAAAACCGCGCAACTGCACAACGAAATTCAGAGCATTAATATTTACCGCAATAATCTTTCCGGCCAAAAGGATCGTATAAGCGACCGAATCGGCCAAACAAAAGAACAGCTTGAAAATATGCTCGGCGGCAAAGCACAGAATCAGGCACGCCTTGACGACATAAATAAAGTCATCGCAGAGTTGCAGCAGCAGTTGGAAATCAAGCGCAACCAGATTGCGGAGATTGACCAGCAGGCGGCGATTACCAATGAGCAGCTTGCCAAAGCACGCGAACACAGAAGCGCAATTCAGAGCGAAGTGAAAGTCATTTCCGATATGGAAAGCCGTCGCGAAGGCCTCGGCAATTCCGTTAAGAAAATTCTTGCGCAGGCACAGGCCAAACCGTTTATCAAAGGCATCATCGCCGATATTATTCGCGCAAATCCTGACTACGCTATCGCTATTGAAGCAGCACTCGAAGGCAAAGCCGACGCGGTTGTTACCAGCGATATGCAGCAGGTCGTAAATGATAGTATGCTCACCCAGCAGGCAGGCGGAAGAGTTCGCTTTGTCTGCACAGAAAATATCGAGCCGTTTGTCGAAACCATCGATTTCCCGCACTTAAATGGTGTTATGGGTCGAGCGGTGGAATTCGTAAACTTTGATTATGAGTATGCTCAACTCGCTTGGCAGCTTCTGGGCAAAATAATAATTGTTGAGAACACGCAAAAAGCATTCGAGTTGAGTTCATATTGTGCCAAGGGTTACAGCTTCGTAACAATCACCGGCGAAGTCCTTAACGCGGACGCAAGTTTCTGCAGCGGACCGATTGGCAAGACCATCGGTTTGATTTCAAGAAAGAGTCGTCTCGCGCAGCTCATCGGCGAAATGGAAACCGTCTCGAAAGTCATTACCGACCTCGAAACCAAACTTACCGCCGGCCTTCGTGAGAATCAGCATCTCGAAACGCTTTGCAAGGATTTCAGAACTTCCGTTTACGAAGCCAGCACAGAAAAAACAAATATCGTTTCAGATTTGAACGTTATCGACCAGAACGTCAAACGTCTGATGGGCGAACAGCCGATTCTGGCAAGTGAAGTTCAGTCGCTCGAAAAACAGATTAATGACACCGTTCAAAAAGAATATTCGTCAAAACAGCAGCTTGAGGAATTGGAAACCGTAAACACACAGCGTACAGAACACATCGCGGTACTCGAAGCGCAGCTTGCTGAAAAGAAACAATCCGCCGAACAGTATGCGAGTGAGCTTACGGAACTGAAGGTCTTCCTCGGCCAGACGCAGGAACAGAAAAAAGCGATTGAGCAGCGAATCGCCGGCCTGAAATCGCAGATTGAACAGAATGAAAACTCGCTTGAATCGACATTGAACAGCATCCAGGCCTGTACACAGCAGATTGACCAGGGCTTGGAAGAAATCGAAACAAGCGAATCAACTATTTCCGAACTGCTCACGCAAAAAGAAGTAACGCATAACCAGAGCGTCGAACTTCATCAGCAGGTTGAGGAAATGCTCGAAAACAGAACGCAGACTGAAGACCAGCTCAAGCAGGACAGACAAAAACAGGCGGAGCTTGACCAGCAGCTTAACCAATTAAAAATGGAACTCGGCCAGTTACAGGTACGTTCAACCGACCTAATTGCAAGAGTGTCTGAAGAGCTTGGTATGGATTTGGTTAAGGAATACGAAACATACAACGCCACCGGCGAAACGAATTGGGACGCCGTCCGCGATGAGATAAATGATTTAAGAACAAAAATTGAACGCCTCGGTAACGTTAATGTTGACGCGATTGAGCAGCAGGACGAACTTGAAAAACGCAATGAGTTCCTGACAACGCAGATTGAGGATTTGAACAACAGCAAAAATCAGCTTACACAGTTGATTACGAAATTGAATAAGGAATCGATTGATAAATTTGCCGCGACATTCGAGCAGATTAGACTAAACTTCCAGGAAGTGTTCCGCAAACTGTTCGGCGGCGGAAAAGCAGATGTACTGCTCGAAACGCCGGAAGACATTCTAGAAAGTGGAATTGAAATTATCGCACGTCCTCCGGGCAAAGAGCCGCGAAGCATCAGCCTCTTGAGCGGCGGCGAAAAAACAATGACAGCCATTGCGCTTTTATTTGCGGTATTCCTTTCCAAGCCGTCGCCCTTCTGCTTCTTAGATGAAGTTGACGCCGCGCTGGATGAAGCGAACAACGAGCGGTTCAATATGATTGTGCAGGAATTCAGGAAGTATTCGCAGTTCGTGATTATCACGCACGCAAAGCGAACGATGAGCATTGCTGATTTACTCTACGGCATTACAATGCAGCAGAAAGGCATCAGCAAGCGAATCAGCGTAACGTTCGATTCCGCTCAATCGGAACAGGAAGACGCAGCCGCCGTAGCATAA
- a CDS encoding insulinase family protein, protein MEFKHKKLANGLNIIGEINRDAQSAAVGFFTRTGSRDETDEINGVSHYLEHMLFKGTDKISAFDVNLLFDEMGAQYNAFTTEENTVFYSATLPEQLGKAIDLWCQLMRPGLKDDDFNMEKNVILEEIAMYKDLPHFDVRETCRTLHFGSHPCGKSVLGSIETIKALTSTQMRNYFERRYVPNNITVAIAGNFDFEKSCELIEKGCGMWKPAPAERKIEFFAGTAKKQSETKKNLNCKHICLISSTVGYQDKNAYAATLLAKIVGDDTGSRFFWELVDSAIAESASMNCDAMDGVGAFYSYIRTSSENGDKAMQIVENIFKALKKDKITGEELQKAKNKVLSGITIQNEIPMGRLVELGVNWVYLGKYRPIEEEIGLIKKITTEDIQGIVEEFPLENFTQFSLGPET, encoded by the coding sequence ATGGAATTCAAACATAAAAAACTTGCTAACGGCCTGAACATCATCGGCGAAATAAACCGCGACGCGCAATCCGCCGCCGTCGGCTTTTTCACCCGCACAGGTTCAAGAGACGAAACCGACGAAATCAACGGCGTCAGCCATTATCTCGAACATATGCTTTTCAAAGGCACGGACAAAATTTCCGCCTTCGATGTAAATCTTCTCTTCGACGAAATGGGCGCACAGTACAACGCATTCACAACCGAAGAGAACACCGTCTTTTATTCCGCCACCCTGCCGGAGCAGCTCGGCAAAGCGATTGATTTGTGGTGTCAGCTTATGCGGCCGGGGTTAAAAGATGACGATTTTAATATGGAGAAAAATGTAATTCTCGAAGAAATCGCGATGTATAAAGACTTGCCGCATTTTGACGTGCGCGAAACCTGCAGAACTTTACACTTCGGCTCGCATCCCTGCGGGAAAAGCGTGCTCGGCTCTATCGAAACTATCAAAGCTCTCACCAGCACACAAATGCGAAATTATTTCGAACGCAGATACGTACCAAATAATATCACGGTCGCTATCGCAGGCAATTTCGATTTCGAAAAAAGCTGCGAACTAATCGAAAAAGGCTGCGGAATGTGGAAGCCGGCACCAGCCGAGCGGAAAATAGAATTTTTCGCAGGCACCGCAAAAAAACAATCCGAAACAAAGAAAAATCTCAACTGCAAACATATCTGCCTTATAAGCTCCACAGTTGGGTATCAGGACAAAAACGCGTATGCCGCCACTCTGCTTGCCAAAATCGTCGGCGATGATACCGGCTCAAGATTCTTCTGGGAATTAGTCGATTCGGCCATCGCAGAATCGGCATCCATGAACTGCGATGCTATGGACGGCGTCGGCGCATTTTACAGCTATATCCGTACAAGCTCGGAAAACGGCGATAAGGCAATGCAAATCGTCGAAAATATTTTCAAGGCCCTGAAAAAAGATAAAATCACAGGCGAAGAACTCCAAAAGGCGAAAAACAAAGTCCTGTCCGGCATCACAATCCAAAACGAAATACCAATGGGCAGACTTGTCGAACTCGGCGTAAACTGGGTCTATCTCGGCAAATACCGACCTATCGAAGAAGAAATCGGCCTCATAAAGAAGATTACGACCGAAGACATTCAGGGAATTGTCGAAGAATTTCCGCTGGAAAATTTTACGCAATTTTCATTAGGACCGGAAACGTAG
- a CDS encoding S8 family serine peptidase — MSKSEKKQPKTFFLNEQHELGHSEKDGGGRPPKYAPINWATKGQVIHQSLSTVKQKIKRSKDPLRENHFFLLANPEKKVVKESESRGEKSTYEEKTEYAKDDSQIFQRLGLDLLQVNDDGTAAVHARSDQIERLLATTEFLNKLNQRDKFKWAKIHEFDLISSKYRIDLPWIENFKPNDKIDTVIEFQPLLENREVETVLNAIVELLKRFEAGKLSRGGKDFSGRHWYRGNITRKCLETIAECFYSVQSLHSPLMAIAAGEKNLVSQKINTKVASQRIDTTQLPCVAVVDTGIPADHLLLSNYRRSGQYIDPAAIGVPQSDHGSFVASRIVFGDCSYDELANSPQGMCTFYDVNIASGGGEIDEKGVYEAMNSIVRMAPDIRVFNFSFDGKIPLENMKITRKEKLRLVQDLDNFIFANDVIVAIAAGNSTKGVIPQQKYPAHLDDPQWGLAHWARSFNSITCGSYVNLSSIGDGLVRDAGWPSPFTRVGPGFCKSPKPDFSAHGGNLTSEYQFVTGLGVWGCNARGIIEDNSGTSYSAPLLAREAAFTLNILNNYCTSGAKPYGVTVKAFLALTAESPVPDTRVSQLVERTLGKGTATSKRINNPRANSAVLIWQGILENSKDKIMVRIPIPKAWLENADKPYLRLVLAGDIPVNSEVVGLWACRKIEAQFRPAPNTPALHPKGSGHISYPLIERGYDLKKIPSGVTVEGDEWLLEISYTEKAAYYSNLDFAPQQRVAFAAELVDFGESSVSPQAYLQELPIASTMQRLSVPPTILRAPIIIKSRM; from the coding sequence ATGTCAAAAAGCGAAAAAAAACAACCTAAAACTTTCTTTCTAAATGAACAACACGAATTGGGGCATAGTGAAAAAGATGGAGGTGGTAGGCCGCCTAAGTATGCACCGATAAATTGGGCAACAAAGGGGCAGGTAATACATCAATCACTTAGTACTGTTAAACAAAAAATTAAACGTTCTAAAGATCCTCTTCGCGAGAATCATTTTTTTTTGTTGGCCAATCCCGAAAAAAAAGTTGTCAAAGAATCGGAGAGTAGAGGTGAGAAATCAACGTATGAAGAAAAGACCGAATACGCCAAAGATGATTCGCAAATTTTTCAAAGGCTTGGTTTAGATTTATTACAAGTTAATGATGATGGTACAGCTGCTGTCCATGCCAGATCAGATCAAATTGAAAGACTATTAGCGACCACTGAATTTTTAAATAAACTTAATCAACGAGATAAATTTAAGTGGGCTAAAATCCATGAGTTCGATCTCATTTCATCAAAATATAGAATAGATTTGCCTTGGATCGAGAATTTTAAGCCAAATGATAAAATTGATACTGTTATAGAATTTCAACCCCTTCTCGAAAATCGCGAAGTAGAGACCGTCTTAAATGCGATAGTTGAATTACTGAAGCGATTTGAAGCAGGGAAATTAAGTAGAGGGGGAAAAGATTTTTCGGGACGGCATTGGTACAGGGGAAATATAACTAGAAAATGTTTGGAGACCATTGCAGAATGTTTTTATTCTGTGCAATCTCTACATTCTCCATTGATGGCGATTGCCGCAGGCGAGAAAAATCTTGTTTCACAGAAAATAAATACAAAAGTAGCATCGCAAAGGATTGACACAACTCAGTTGCCATGCGTAGCAGTAGTAGATACTGGTATTCCTGCCGATCATTTACTGTTGTCAAATTATCGTCGTAGCGGGCAATATATTGATCCTGCGGCTATTGGTGTTCCACAAAGCGACCATGGTTCATTTGTGGCATCAAGGATTGTTTTTGGCGATTGTAGTTATGATGAATTAGCAAATTCACCTCAGGGGATGTGTACTTTTTATGATGTTAATATCGCGTCAGGCGGAGGCGAAATAGATGAAAAAGGTGTTTATGAAGCTATGAACTCAATTGTTAGAATGGCACCGGATATAAGGGTGTTCAATTTTAGCTTTGATGGTAAAATACCCCTTGAAAATATGAAGATAACAAGGAAGGAAAAATTAAGACTTGTTCAGGACCTTGATAATTTTATTTTTGCTAATGATGTAATTGTTGCTATCGCTGCTGGTAACAGCACGAAAGGTGTCATTCCACAACAAAAATATCCTGCTCACTTAGACGACCCTCAATGGGGATTAGCACATTGGGCAAGAAGCTTTAATTCTATTACATGCGGTTCTTATGTCAATCTTTCCTCTATAGGTGATGGCTTAGTCAGAGATGCTGGATGGCCTAGCCCATTTACGCGAGTAGGACCAGGTTTTTGTAAGAGCCCTAAGCCTGATTTTTCAGCTCATGGTGGTAATTTAACAAGTGAGTACCAATTTGTAACTGGACTTGGAGTTTGGGGTTGTAATGCTCGCGGTATTATTGAGGACAACTCGGGAACATCTTATTCCGCTCCCTTATTGGCTCGCGAAGCTGCATTTACATTGAATATTTTGAATAATTACTGTACGTCTGGAGCGAAGCCTTATGGTGTAACTGTTAAGGCATTTTTAGCTTTAACCGCAGAAAGTCCTGTGCCAGATACAAGAGTAAGCCAACTTGTAGAAAGAACTCTTGGGAAAGGAACTGCAACTTCTAAACGAATTAATAATCCGAGAGCAAATTCCGCTGTTTTGATTTGGCAGGGGATTCTTGAGAACTCTAAAGATAAAATTATGGTAAGAATACCGATACCAAAGGCATGGCTCGAAAATGCTGATAAGCCGTATCTTCGACTTGTTTTGGCAGGGGATATACCTGTCAATTCAGAGGTTGTGGGACTTTGGGCGTGTAGAAAAATAGAAGCACAATTTCGACCAGCTCCAAATACACCGGCTTTACATCCTAAAGGAAGTGGACATATTAGTTATCCTTTAATAGAGCGCGGATATGATTTGAAGAAAATTCCGAGTGGGGTTACTGTGGAAGGAGATGAATGGCTATTGGAAATTTCTTACACAGAAAAAGCCGCTTATTATTCAAATTTAGACTTTGCACCACAGCAACGTGTAGCATTCGCCGCTGAATTAGTTGACTTTGGAGAAAGTTCTGTTAGTCCCCAAGCTTATCTCCAAGAGTTGCCAATTGCCTCAACAATGCAACGTTTGAGTGTTCCACCAACTATTTTGCGTGCTCCAATAATAATTAAATCTCGAATGTGA
- a CDS encoding ATP-binding protein: MSTIAKLSKLFQTISADNLNQAKIYADEIIADEEKIGHHAAAKLLRGSLRPNGRKSESFHGKNLIYEQVDVISGALSPITECIKMSDIMLKLQWQKEISIILKEWMNRDYLAKMGIQHRSKLFFYGPPGCGKSMAACAIGHELSLPTYIVRFDAIIGAYLGQTAIHLRELFRFAEMSPCILLFDEIDALGKKRGNPLDVGELDRIVIALMQELEHCHAKGIIIATSNLPKHLDNALWRRFDVAIEFPKPNKNEIIRYSRKMAQKHNIVLSHKIRKKLSNINSYADAENVIKSEARYLALEKIRD, from the coding sequence ATGTCAACCATTGCAAAATTATCAAAATTATTTCAAACAATTAGTGCTGATAATTTAAATCAAGCTAAAATTTATGCGGATGAAATAATAGCAGATGAAGAGAAAATAGGGCATCATGCTGCCGCTAAACTATTACGAGGATCTTTACGCCCTAATGGACGCAAATCTGAATCTTTTCATGGGAAAAATTTGATATATGAACAAGTCGATGTGATTTCTGGAGCACTTTCACCGATAACAGAATGCATTAAAATGTCAGATATCATGTTAAAGCTCCAATGGCAGAAAGAAATAAGCATCATTCTTAAGGAGTGGATGAACCGTGATTATCTTGCAAAAATGGGAATACAACATCGAAGCAAACTTTTTTTCTATGGTCCTCCGGGATGTGGTAAAAGTATGGCCGCTTGTGCAATAGGGCACGAGTTGTCTTTACCAACTTATATAGTTCGATTTGATGCTATAATCGGAGCGTATCTTGGCCAAACTGCAATTCACTTAAGAGAACTGTTTAGGTTTGCAGAAATGTCCCCATGTATATTATTATTTGACGAAATTGATGCTTTGGGCAAGAAGAGGGGTAACCCATTAGATGTAGGTGAACTTGACCGCATAGTCATTGCGTTAATGCAAGAGTTAGAACATTGTCATGCTAAAGGAATTATTATTGCAACTTCAAATTTACCAAAACACTTAGACAACGCGCTTTGGCGTCGTTTTGATGTTGCAATTGAATTCCCAAAGCCAAACAAAAATGAAATTATAAGATACTCCAGAAAAATGGCACAAAAACATAATATAGTGCTGTCGCATAAAATAAGAAAAAAACTCTCGAATATAAACAGTTATGCAGATGCAGAAAATGTTATTAAATCTGAAGCTCGGTATTTAGCTTTAGAAAAGATCCGAGACTAA
- a CDS encoding AbrB/MazE/SpoVT family DNA-binding domain-containing protein has protein sequence MSANLATTKMSSKGQVVIPESIRKTLGLENGCQFLVLGEKDAVVLKTITAPSMQEFGSLLATARKAAKKAKLTSKDISDAIKHVRGKK, from the coding sequence ATGTCAGCAAATTTAGCTACAACAAAAATGTCGTCTAAAGGACAGGTCGTAATACCGGAAAGCATTAGAAAAACTCTCGGACTTGAAAACGGCTGCCAGTTTCTTGTATTAGGCGAAAAAGACGCGGTTGTTCTGAAAACAATTACCGCCCCTTCAATGCAGGAATTTGGCAGTTTGCTTGCCACCGCTCGCAAGGCGGCAAAAAAAGCAAAATTAACTTCTAAAGACATATCTGACGCCATCAAACACGTTCGAGGCAAAAAGTGA
- a CDS encoding insulinase family protein, whose product MAEIINTHKLSNGMTVVGIEVPAVQSAAFEFLIPAGAAVTPDGCCGAPAIIEDWIFRGAGKNSSRELSNLMDGMGLHRGSNVDSRHLTLATAMQAENLSKVIEIYADIILRPALDAQQFEYSKQLAIQGLMSLDDDPRHRIKLLLREHFYPDPLGRNTVGKQEDLQNLTDAKCRQIVADNFKIGDCILAAAGKLNFKKLCEQTEELFGSRQSKTTKETIQKRQPLGYHHYPYEGAQVHIGIMTDSVPQTNPQYYDARVAVAVLSGGMSSRLFTEVREKRGLCYAVGANYHSVKELAGIGCYAGTTPDKAQQTYDVIIEEFKKLADGIAEDELQRAKTGLQSSLIMQSESTISRSSAAATDLYMLGKVRSLDEIKQSIEKVTSKSVIDYLKKNPFDKFCSVTIGPTEIKAVS is encoded by the coding sequence ATGGCCGAAATCATAAATACACATAAACTATCAAACGGAATGACTGTCGTTGGTATTGAAGTACCTGCGGTTCAGTCGGCTGCGTTTGAATTTCTAATTCCCGCCGGTGCCGCGGTAACGCCTGACGGCTGTTGCGGAGCGCCTGCGATTATTGAAGACTGGATTTTCAGAGGCGCAGGCAAAAACTCCAGCAGAGAATTAAGCAACCTTATGGATGGCATGGGACTCCACCGCGGCAGTAACGTAGATTCAAGACATCTTACGCTGGCCACTGCGATGCAGGCCGAAAACCTGTCCAAAGTTATCGAGATTTACGCCGATATCATTCTCCGCCCCGCTCTTGATGCGCAGCAGTTTGAGTATTCAAAACAGCTTGCGATACAGGGATTGATGAGTCTCGACGACGACCCAAGACATCGAATCAAGCTTTTGCTGCGTGAGCATTTTTATCCCGACCCGCTCGGCAGAAACACCGTCGGCAAACAGGAAGATTTACAGAATCTGACGGACGCAAAATGCAGACAGATTGTCGCGGACAATTTCAAAATCGGCGATTGTATTCTCGCAGCCGCCGGCAAACTCAATTTCAAAAAACTCTGCGAACAGACTGAAGAACTCTTCGGCAGTCGCCAGTCAAAAACAACAAAAGAAACAATCCAAAAGCGCCAGCCTCTTGGCTATCATCATTATCCGTACGAAGGCGCACAGGTACACATCGGCATAATGACCGATAGCGTACCGCAGACCAATCCGCAGTATTACGACGCAAGAGTCGCCGTCGCTGTTCTTTCCGGCGGTATGAGTTCCAGACTGTTCACCGAAGTCAGAGAAAAACGCGGCCTTTGCTACGCGGTCGGCGCAAACTACCATTCTGTAAAAGAATTGGCCGGCATCGGATGTTACGCAGGAACCACGCCGGACAAGGCACAGCAAACTTACGACGTAATAATTGAAGAGTTTAAAAAATTGGCCGATGGAATCGCAGAAGATGAACTGCAAAGAGCCAAAACCGGCCTGCAAAGTTCGCTCATAATGCAGAGTGAATCGACAATTTCGCGTTCATCAGCCGCCGCCACGGATTTATATATGCTCGGAAAAGTCCGCAGCCTTGACGAAATTAAACAAAGCATAGAAAAAGTTACGAGCAAAAGCGTTATCGATTATCTGAAGAAAAATCCTTTCGACAAATTCTGCTCTGTTACAATCGGCCCGACAGAGATAAAAGCGGTATCATAA